One Rhodoferax ferrireducens T118 DNA segment encodes these proteins:
- a CDS encoding DMT family transporter encodes MLKGILAGLAAGALWGLVFVVPRMTPGLSSVDLTAGRFVSYGLMSALSMAFTWANHKLPTARQAVTALGMSVLGATGYYLLLALAIGRAGTEVPTLIIGTIPLWVMLLGKPLGLKWSSLLPGLLLTATGLLLMMNATFTAHSAGALAIEPDGTQFWSGVALATAAMLCWTAFAILNAAWLKRHPEVSATEWTNWLGMATGVGAALLWLLAGSESKAMLALDQPVRAAIICIVTGVGSAWAASILWNIASQRLSVSLCGQLIVSETLFALCYSFLWDQAWPGALQLLAAVLFTLGILASIRAHR; translated from the coding sequence ATGCTGAAGGGAATTCTGGCCGGGCTCGCTGCGGGCGCCTTGTGGGGGCTGGTGTTTGTGGTGCCGCGCATGACGCCGGGGCTGTCATCGGTTGACCTCACCGCCGGTCGTTTTGTCAGCTACGGCCTCATGTCGGCGTTGTCGATGGCGTTTACCTGGGCCAACCACAAACTGCCCACGGCGCGCCAGGCCGTCACGGCCCTCGGTATGAGTGTGCTCGGCGCTACCGGCTACTACCTGCTGCTGGCACTGGCGATTGGGCGTGCCGGTACCGAGGTGCCCACGCTCATCATTGGCACCATTCCGCTGTGGGTCATGCTGCTGGGCAAACCCTTGGGGCTGAAATGGTCGTCCCTGTTGCCCGGCTTGCTGCTCACGGCAACCGGTCTGCTGCTGATGATGAACGCCACGTTCACGGCGCACTCAGCAGGCGCTTTGGCGATTGAGCCTGACGGCACCCAATTCTGGAGCGGTGTTGCACTGGCGACGGCGGCGATGCTGTGCTGGACGGCGTTTGCCATCCTGAACGCGGCCTGGCTCAAGCGCCACCCGGAGGTTTCCGCTACTGAGTGGACCAACTGGCTCGGTATGGCCACCGGTGTTGGCGCGGCGCTGCTCTGGCTGCTTGCAGGTTCAGAGTCCAAAGCGATGCTAGCCCTTGATCAGCCTGTACGAGCAGCTATTATTTGCATAGTAACCGGGGTGGGCTCCGCGTGGGCCGCCAGTATTTTGTGGAACATCGCCAGTCAGCGCCTGAGTGTCAGTCTGTGCGGCCAACTGATTGTCAGCGAGACCTTGTTTGCCCTGTGTTACTCGTTTTTGTGGGACCAGGCCTGGCCCGGCGCGCTGCAATTGCTCGCCGCCGTGCTTTTTACGCTGGGCATTCTGGCCAGCATCCGGGCCCATCGATGA
- a CDS encoding chorismate--pyruvate lyase family protein: MKVWSKRNVQRGNRKRWVGATGSLSARLAAAGQRFSVQVLSQGLQALDPDEASALGLSRLKVGYVREVLLRVDEVAVVFARSVTAHPHSQGPWRSIRGLGTRPLADVLFGQHGIARTPLQFASLQVASSLHRHVAHAWLGATGAALASRVLPARRSVFTRGAAPLLVMEVFAAPHAPWGWLTTKTRRGPPALPRTKP; encoded by the coding sequence ATGAAGGTCTGGAGCAAGCGCAATGTGCAGCGCGGCAACCGCAAACGCTGGGTCGGTGCGACCGGCTCGCTCAGCGCGCGGCTGGCGGCTGCGGGCCAGCGTTTTAGCGTGCAGGTGCTCAGCCAGGGTCTGCAAGCGCTAGACCCCGATGAGGCCAGCGCCCTGGGTCTGTCCAGACTCAAGGTCGGCTATGTGCGCGAGGTGCTGTTGCGCGTGGACGAGGTCGCCGTGGTGTTTGCCCGCAGCGTCACCGCACACCCGCACTCACAAGGGCCGTGGCGCTCCATCCGGGGCCTGGGCACGCGGCCACTGGCCGATGTGCTGTTCGGGCAACACGGCATCGCGCGCACGCCGCTGCAATTTGCCAGTCTGCAAGTCGCCAGTTCGCTGCATCGCCATGTGGCACACGCCTGGCTGGGCGCTACCGGCGCAGCGCTGGCCAGCCGCGTGCTGCCCGCGCGGCGCTCGGTCTTCACGCGCGGCGCGGCACCGCTGCTGGTGATGGAAGTGTTTGCAGCACCACACGCGCCCTGGGGCTGGCTGACCACCAAGACACGCCGCGGGCCACCCGCATTACCAAGGACAAAACCATGA
- a CDS encoding acyl-CoA thioesterase, giving the protein MKFEIPEQKKLVFQMLIPIRWGDMDAMNHVNNTTYFRYLETCRIDWMRSVGCMPDPHGSGPVIVNAFCNFYKQLEYPGDVVMKMYVSDPGRTTFESWATLERADQPGVIYAAGGATTIWVDFPKQKATTLPDWMRELVS; this is encoded by the coding sequence ATGAAATTCGAGATTCCAGAGCAAAAAAAGCTCGTCTTCCAGATGCTCATCCCGATTCGCTGGGGCGACATGGATGCGATGAACCACGTCAACAACACCACCTACTTCCGCTATCTGGAAACCTGTCGTATCGACTGGATGCGTTCCGTCGGCTGCATGCCGGACCCGCACGGTTCAGGTCCGGTGATCGTCAACGCCTTCTGCAACTTCTACAAGCAGCTCGAATACCCCGGCGACGTCGTGATGAAAATGTACGTCAGCGACCCCGGTCGTACCACCTTTGAGAGTTGGGCCACCTTGGAGCGCGCTGACCAGCCGGGTGTGATTTACGCCGCCGGTGGCGCCACCACCATCTGGGTCGATTTTCCGAAGCAAAAGGCCACCACGTTGCCCGACTGGATGCGCGAACTGGTGAGCTAG
- a CDS encoding electron transfer flavoprotein-ubiquinone oxidoreductase, whose amino-acid sequence MTNQEILAQFGPREAMEYDVVVVGGGVAGLSTAIRLKQLATEKGQELSVVVLEKGAEPGAHILSGAIMDPVAMNELFPDWKAMGAPLNQPVTDDAMMFLSETSGYRTPNFLLPKCSHNHGNYIISLGELTRWLATQAENMGVEIFPGFAAAEVLYSEQGAVRGVATGNMGVNKEGEPGENFQIGMELLAKYTIFAEGSRGHLGRQLIAKYKLDEGCDPQSYGLGIKEVWEVDPSRHQPGFAMHTAGWPLDNSTYGGSFMYHMGDNKIALGFITGLNYQNPFLSPFEEFQRWKTHPNVRWYFENDKGEVTAKRLAYGARTITAGGLLALPKTVFPGGALVGCEAGFLNVSRIKGSHTAIKTGMLAAEAAFEAVTAGRQHDELSAYPEAFENSWVYTELNKSRNFKAWFKYGLRISTLMNGFEQFGLGGNMPWTIHRDKPDHAYLKPAAECQPIVYPKPDGKLTFDRLSSVFIGNVNHEENQPAHLTLKDASVPVAINLAKFAGPEARYCPAGVYEFVKNDDGTDRLQINASNCVHCKTCDIKDPTQNIVWVTPEGGGGPNYAGM is encoded by the coding sequence ATGACAAACCAGGAAATCTTGGCCCAGTTTGGCCCCCGCGAAGCGATGGAATACGACGTCGTTGTTGTTGGAGGCGGCGTTGCCGGCCTGTCCACCGCCATCCGCCTCAAGCAACTGGCCACTGAAAAAGGCCAGGAGCTGTCGGTGGTGGTGCTGGAAAAAGGCGCCGAGCCCGGCGCCCACATCCTCTCGGGCGCCATCATGGATCCCGTTGCCATGAATGAACTGTTCCCCGACTGGAAGGCCATGGGCGCGCCCCTGAACCAGCCGGTGACCGATGACGCCATGATGTTCCTGAGTGAAACCTCGGGCTATCGCACGCCCAATTTTCTGCTGCCCAAATGCAGCCATAACCACGGCAACTACATCATCAGCCTGGGCGAGCTGACGCGCTGGCTGGCGACCCAGGCCGAAAACATGGGCGTGGAAATATTCCCCGGCTTTGCCGCCGCTGAAGTGCTTTACAGCGAGCAAGGCGCCGTCAGAGGGGTCGCCACCGGCAATATGGGTGTGAACAAGGAAGGCGAACCGGGCGAGAATTTCCAGATCGGCATGGAGCTGTTGGCCAAATACACCATTTTTGCCGAAGGCTCACGCGGTCATCTGGGGCGCCAGCTGATTGCCAAGTACAAGCTTGACGAGGGCTGTGATCCGCAAAGTTATGGTTTGGGCATCAAGGAGGTTTGGGAGGTGGACCCCTCGCGCCACCAGCCTGGGTTTGCCATGCACACCGCAGGCTGGCCGCTGGACAACAGCACCTACGGCGGCTCCTTCATGTACCACATGGGGGACAACAAGATCGCCTTGGGCTTCATCACCGGGCTGAACTACCAAAACCCATTCTTAAGCCCGTTCGAGGAGTTCCAGCGCTGGAAAACCCATCCCAATGTGCGCTGGTATTTTGAGAACGACAAGGGCGAAGTCACCGCCAAGCGGCTGGCCTATGGTGCGCGCACCATCACCGCCGGCGGTTTGCTGGCACTGCCCAAGACCGTGTTCCCGGGCGGCGCCCTGGTGGGTTGCGAAGCGGGCTTCCTGAACGTGAGCCGCATCAAGGGCAGCCACACGGCCATCAAGACCGGCATGCTGGCAGCCGAGGCGGCGTTTGAGGCCGTCACGGCCGGACGCCAGCATGACGAACTGAGCGCCTATCCCGAGGCGTTTGAGAACAGTTGGGTCTATACCGAGCTCAACAAATCGCGCAACTTCAAGGCCTGGTTCAAGTATGGCTTGCGCATCAGCACCCTGATGAATGGTTTCGAGCAGTTCGGACTGGGGGGCAACATGCCCTGGACCATTCACCGTGACAAGCCCGACCATGCCTACCTCAAGCCCGCCGCCGAGTGCCAGCCCATTGTTTACCCCAAGCCCGACGGCAAGCTCACCTTTGACCGCTTGAGCAGTGTCTTCATCGGCAACGTCAACCATGAAGAAAATCAGCCCGCGCACTTGACACTCAAAGACGCGTCGGTGCCGGTTGCCATCAACCTGGCCAAGTTTGCCGGCCCCGAGGCGCGCTACTGCCCGGCCGGGGTTTATGAGTTTGTCAAGAACGATGACGGCACCGACCGACTGCAGATCAACGCCTCCAACTGCGTGCACTGCAAGACCTGCGACATCAAGGACCCGACGCAGAACATCGTCTGGGTCACGCCCGAAGGGGGCGGTGGACCCAACTACGCGGGGATGTAG
- the gcvT gene encoding glycine cleavage system aminomethyltransferase GcvT: MTTALESLLKTPLNDLHVSLGARMVPFAGYSMPVQYPAGLMFEHKHTRTAAGLFDVSHMGQLRLVGPDAGAALESLIPVDVIDLPVGKQRYGLLLNDEGGIIDDLMFVNRGSDIFVIVNGACKAGDIAHIQAKIGTRCKVIPMPERALLALQGPLAVTALSRLAPGVEKLVFMTGGNFTIQAGNQRIDVFLTRSGYTGEDGFEISVLDSQAQALAQALLAQPEVKPIGLGARNSLRLEAGLPLYGNDIDTTTTPVEASLQWAMQKVRRAGGARAGGFPGAAKILAQLEGGTGAAARKRVGLLALERIPVREHIELQDLNGQHIGEVTSGLLGPTIDQPIAMGYVPTALAALGTRINAIVRGKPVPMEVVAMPFVPTNYFRG; this comes from the coding sequence ATGACGACCGCGCTTGAGAGCCTTCTGAAAACCCCGCTCAACGACCTGCATGTGTCTCTCGGCGCCCGCATGGTGCCCTTTGCCGGCTATTCCATGCCGGTGCAGTACCCGGCAGGCCTGATGTTTGAACACAAACATACGCGCACCGCCGCAGGCCTGTTTGACGTGTCCCACATGGGCCAGTTGCGCCTGGTCGGGCCGGACGCTGGCGCCGCGTTGGAGAGCCTGATTCCGGTCGATGTGATCGATTTGCCGGTCGGCAAGCAGCGCTACGGCCTGCTGCTCAACGACGAAGGCGGCATCATCGATGATCTGATGTTCGTCAACCGGGGCAGCGATATTTTTGTCATCGTCAACGGCGCCTGCAAGGCCGGTGACATCGCGCACATTCAGGCCAAGATTGGCACGCGCTGCAAGGTCATCCCCATGCCGGAACGCGCCCTGCTGGCGCTGCAAGGCCCGCTGGCCGTAACCGCCCTGTCACGGCTGGCACCGGGTGTTGAAAAGCTGGTGTTCATGACCGGTGGCAACTTCACCATTCAGGCGGGCAATCAGCGCATTGACGTGTTCCTGACCCGCAGCGGCTACACCGGCGAAGATGGTTTTGAGATTTCGGTGCTCGATTCCCAGGCGCAGGCGCTGGCGCAGGCACTGCTGGCGCAACCCGAAGTCAAACCGATTGGCCTGGGCGCACGCAATTCGCTGCGGCTGGAAGCCGGACTGCCGCTCTATGGCAACGACATCGACACAACGACCACACCGGTTGAAGCGAGTTTGCAGTGGGCCATGCAAAAGGTGCGCCGCGCGGGTGGCGCGCGCGCCGGTGGTTTTCCGGGTGCTGCAAAAATACTAGCACAACTCGAAGGAGGAACGGGGGCTGCAGCCCGAAAACGTGTTGGACTTTTGGCACTGGAGCGCATTCCCGTGCGCGAACACATCGAATTGCAGGATTTGAATGGTCAGCACATTGGCGAAGTGACCAGTGGTTTGCTTGGCCCCACCATCGACCAGCCCATCGCCATGGGCTATGTGCCAACCGCGTTGGCTGCCTTGGGCACACGCATCAACGCCATCGTGCGTGGTAAACCCGTGCCGATGGAAGTGGTGGCGATGCCGTTTGTGCCGACCAACTACTTCCGCGGTTAA
- a CDS encoding SDR family oxidoreductase — protein MAYNIDLSGRVAFITGASSGLGAQFAKTLASAGAAVVLASRRLDKLKDLRAEIEGQGGDAHAIELDVTDIDSIKSAVAHAETEVGSIDILVNNSGVSTTQRLQDVSPDDYDYVFDTNVKGAFFVAQEVGKRMLARSKGAAPGTFTGGRIVNIASMAGLRVLPQIGVYCMSKAAVVQMTRAMALEWGRFGINVNAICPGYIDTEINHQHWHTEQGKKLVQMLPRKRVGQAKDLDAVLVMLCSDQSHFINGAVISADDGFGV, from the coding sequence ATGGCTTACAACATTGATCTTTCAGGCCGGGTGGCATTCATCACCGGCGCCTCCAGTGGCCTGGGCGCCCAATTTGCAAAAACCCTGGCCAGCGCCGGTGCCGCCGTGGTGCTGGCGAGTCGCCGACTGGACAAACTGAAGGACTTGCGCGCCGAAATCGAAGGTCAGGGCGGCGACGCCCATGCGATTGAACTCGATGTGACCGACATCGACTCCATCAAGTCGGCCGTGGCGCATGCCGAGACCGAAGTCGGCTCGATTGACATCCTGGTCAACAACTCGGGCGTCAGCACCACGCAACGCCTGCAGGACGTGTCACCGGACGACTATGACTATGTGTTCGACACCAACGTCAAGGGCGCTTTTTTTGTCGCGCAAGAGGTTGGCAAGCGCATGCTGGCGCGGTCCAAAGGCGCGGCACCCGGCACCTTCACGGGTGGGCGCATCGTCAACATTGCCTCGATGGCGGGCCTGCGCGTGTTGCCGCAAATTGGGGTCTATTGCATGAGCAAGGCAGCGGTGGTGCAAATGACCCGCGCCATGGCGCTGGAATGGGGCCGGTTTGGCATCAATGTCAACGCCATTTGCCCCGGTTACATCGACACCGAGATCAACCACCAGCACTGGCACACCGAACAGGGTAAAAAACTGGTGCAGATGCTGCCACGCAAACGCGTTGGGCAGGCCAAAGACCTGGACGCTGTGCTGGTCATGCTGTGTTCGGATCAAAGCCATTTCATCAACGGCGCTGTGATCTCGGCCGACGATGGTTTTGGCGTCTAG
- a CDS encoding chemotaxis protein CheB, which yields MNRNGLAPRERPFSIVGIGASAGGLVALEQFFSQVPPDSGLAYVIVQHLDPKREGMLVELLQRHTPLPVAEVQDQTLVEPNHVYVIPPGRDLSLLKGVLHLMVPPELRGLRLPIDFFFKSLADDQQQNSIGVILSGMGSDGTQGLRAIRQAAGACFVQTPASAQFDSMPRSALDAGVADVVAPAEELPLKIMAYAGRSQLAVAADVRLQSDQKDDGFLDKVIVLLRNQTGHDFSFYKRSTILRRVERRMGLHQLPHVSEYLRYLRENPDESELLFNELLIGVTSFFRDSSVWNQLKNEVLPVLLARHPQGAALRAWVPGCSTGEEAYSLAMVFKEALELAKPEPRFTLQIFASDLDRDAIATARNGIYPRSIAADVSEERLARFFVEDAAGYRINNEIREMVIFAEHNLVVDPPFTKLDLLSCRNLLIYLEAELQATLMQLFHYSLGAGGFLLLGSAESIGAATELFAPLPGKSRLYRRLDAPDRALRVGVPAAFMQAHGKSGAGAAALTSDGSATTPSLKVLVETLVLQRYAPAAVLVTEKGDALYFSGKTGGYLEPAAGKPSLNLFAMARDGLNQALSEAFHRALRDKTLATRKNIKINSETGVQYVDVIVQPLQEPAALRGLALIVFFDVPKPRHRLSQAKGVDLAIDGTQVETLLQALRQSREDAKSMREEMQTTQEELRSSNEELQSLNEELQSANEELTTSKEEMQSMNEELQTVNYELQAKVADLARASNDMKNLLDSTEIATLFLDDALHVRRFTPQTTRVIKLIPGDMGRPITDIVSDLVYPELVQDAHDVLRTLVFCEKDVPTVDDRWYKVRTMPYRTQENRIDGLVITFSDISKSKKLEAELRATQARLAAQPDNSKPQGNGDGIS from the coding sequence TTGAACAGAAACGGCTTAGCGCCCAGGGAGCGACCTTTCTCCATCGTCGGTATCGGCGCCTCGGCCGGGGGTCTGGTGGCGCTGGAGCAATTTTTTTCGCAGGTGCCGCCTGACAGTGGCTTGGCCTATGTGATCGTGCAGCATCTGGACCCCAAGCGCGAAGGCATGCTGGTGGAGTTGCTGCAACGTCATACCCCGCTGCCGGTGGCCGAGGTGCAGGACCAGACGCTGGTCGAGCCCAACCATGTTTACGTTATTCCACCGGGGCGAGACCTGTCCTTGCTCAAGGGCGTGTTGCACTTGATGGTGCCACCCGAGCTGCGCGGTCTGCGCCTGCCGATTGATTTCTTTTTCAAGTCGCTGGCCGATGACCAGCAGCAAAACAGCATCGGCGTCATCCTCTCCGGCATGGGTTCAGACGGCACCCAGGGCCTGCGCGCCATCCGCCAGGCCGCTGGCGCGTGCTTTGTGCAAACGCCCGCGAGCGCCCAGTTTGATAGCATGCCGCGCAGTGCACTGGATGCCGGTGTGGCCGATGTGGTGGCCCCGGCCGAGGAGTTGCCGCTCAAAATAATGGCCTATGCGGGGCGCAGTCAGCTTGCCGTCGCAGCCGACGTCCGGCTTCAATCGGATCAAAAGGACGACGGTTTTCTCGATAAAGTGATTGTGTTGCTGCGCAACCAGACCGGGCACGATTTTTCGTTTTACAAAAGATCTACCATTTTGCGGCGTGTTGAGCGCCGCATGGGCCTGCATCAACTGCCGCACGTCTCCGAGTACCTGCGCTATTTGCGTGAAAACCCGGACGAGTCCGAGCTGTTGTTTAATGAGTTGCTGATTGGGGTGACCAGTTTCTTTCGCGACTCTTCGGTATGGAATCAGCTCAAAAACGAGGTCCTGCCAGTGCTGCTCGCCAGGCACCCGCAGGGTGCCGCACTGCGCGCCTGGGTGCCCGGCTGCTCGACCGGCGAAGAGGCGTATTCGCTGGCCATGGTTTTCAAGGAGGCGCTGGAGTTAGCCAAGCCAGAGCCGCGCTTTACGCTTCAGATTTTTGCCTCTGATCTGGACCGCGACGCCATTGCCACGGCACGCAACGGCATCTACCCGCGTTCTATTGCCGCCGATGTGTCGGAAGAACGTCTAGCCCGTTTTTTTGTGGAGGACGCTGCCGGCTACCGGATCAACAATGAAATTCGCGAGATGGTGATCTTTGCCGAGCACAACCTCGTTGTCGATCCACCCTTCACAAAACTCGACCTGTTGAGTTGCCGCAACCTGCTGATCTACCTGGAAGCCGAGTTGCAGGCGACGCTGATGCAGTTGTTTCATTACAGCCTCGGTGCGGGCGGTTTCTTGCTGCTGGGTAGCGCCGAGTCGATTGGTGCCGCCACTGAATTATTTGCCCCCTTGCCGGGCAAATCACGGCTTTACCGACGCCTGGACGCGCCGGATCGGGCGCTGCGAGTCGGTGTTCCGGCGGCGTTTATGCAGGCGCATGGCAAGTCGGGGGCGGGCGCAGCCGCATTGACGAGCGACGGCTCGGCGACCACGCCCAGCCTGAAGGTCCTGGTGGAAACGCTGGTATTGCAGCGTTACGCGCCAGCGGCGGTGCTCGTGACAGAAAAGGGAGACGCGCTTTATTTCAGCGGCAAAACCGGTGGCTATCTGGAGCCCGCTGCGGGCAAGCCCAGCCTGAATCTGTTCGCCATGGCGCGCGACGGGCTCAACCAGGCGTTGAGCGAAGCATTTCACCGGGCGCTACGTGACAAAACCCTGGCCACGCGCAAAAATATCAAAATTAACAGCGAGACCGGGGTGCAGTATGTTGATGTCATCGTCCAGCCCTTGCAGGAGCCAGCAGCCCTGCGCGGGCTGGCGCTGATTGTTTTCTTTGACGTCCCCAAGCCCCGCCACCGCCTCTCCCAAGCCAAAGGCGTCGACCTGGCCATTGACGGCACCCAGGTCGAAACCCTGTTGCAGGCGCTACGGCAGTCGCGCGAGGATGCCAAATCAATGCGCGAAGAAATGCAAACCACGCAGGAAGAGCTGAGATCAAGCAACGAAGAGTTGCAGTCGCTGAACGAAGAGTTGCAGTCCGCCAACGAGGAACTGACCACCTCCAAGGAGGAGATGCAATCGATGAACGAAGAACTGCAGACGGTCAACTATGAATTGCAGGCCAAAGTGGCCGACCTGGCGCGCGCCAGCAACGACATGAAAAACCTGCTCGACAGCACTGAAATTGCCACTTTGTTTCTGGACGATGCGCTCCATGTGCGGCGCTTTACGCCACAAACCACTCGCGTCATCAAGCTCATTCCGGGCGACATGGGACGACCCATCACCGACATCGTCTCTGACCTGGTCTACCCCGAACTGGTGCAGGACGCCCATGACGTCTTGCGTACGCTGGTTTTTTGTGAAAAGGATGTACCCACGGTCGATGACCGCTGGTACAAGGTGCGCACCATGCCTTATCGCACGCAGGAGAACCGGATTGACGGCTTGGTGATCACCTTTTCGGATATTTCCAAGAGCAAAAAGCTTGAAGCCGAGTTGCGGGCCACGCAAGCCCGGCTGGCGGCGCAGCCTGACAACTCGAAACCACAGGGGAATGGTGATGGGATTTCGTAG
- the gcvH gene encoding glycine cleavage system protein GcvH, translating to MSIKYTPDHEWINIDGNIGTVGITAHAQDALGDVVFVDLPEVGKTYAQKDAAAVVESVKAAADVYMPANGEVVEVNEALRADPSLANSDPLGAGWFFKVKLANPADLDALMDETSYTSYAADAH from the coding sequence ATGAGCATCAAATACACCCCCGATCACGAATGGATCAACATTGACGGCAACATCGGCACCGTCGGCATCACGGCCCATGCGCAGGACGCTTTGGGCGACGTGGTGTTTGTCGATCTGCCCGAAGTGGGCAAGACCTACGCACAAAAAGATGCCGCCGCCGTCGTCGAGTCCGTCAAGGCCGCCGCTGACGTGTACATGCCCGCCAATGGCGAAGTCGTGGAAGTCAACGAAGCCCTGCGCGCCGACCCGTCGCTGGCCAATAGCGATCCGCTGGGCGCGGGCTGGTTCTTCAAGGTCAAACTGGCCAACCCGGCTGATCTGGACGCACTGATGGACGAGACCAGCTACACCAGCTACGCGGCTGACGCGCACTGA